A single Saccharomyces paradoxus chromosome II, complete sequence DNA region contains:
- the MET8 gene encoding bifunctional precorrin-2 dehydrogenase/sirohydrochlorin ferrochelatase MET8 (Bifunctional dehydrogenase and ferrochelatase~similar to YBR213W), producing the protein MVKSLQLAHQLKDKRILLIGGGEVGLTRLYKLIPTGCKLTLVSPDLNKSIIPKFGKFIENEDHPEYREDGKRFVNPNWNSSKNEIYEYISGEFKDEYLDLDDENDAWYIILTCIPDHPESARIYHLCKERFGKQQLVNVADKPELCDFYFGANLEVGERLQILISTNGLSPRFGALVRDEIRNLFTQMGDLALEDAVVKLGELRRGIRLLAPDDKDVKYRMDWAKRCTDLFGIQYCHNIDVERLLDLFKTMFQEQNCSLQFPPRERLLSEYCSS; encoded by the coding sequence atgGTCAAATCGCTGCAGCTAGCCCACCAATTAAAGGACAAGAGAATACTACTAATCGGCGGCGGAGAGGTCGGCTTGACAAGGTTATATAAACTAATACCCACAGGTTGCAAGCTGACTTTGGTATCCCCTGACCTAAACAAATCTATTATTCCGAAGTTTGgaaaattcattgaaaacGAGGATCATCCTGAATATAGAGAAGACGGTAAACGCTTTGTTAATCCGAACTGGAACTCCTcaaagaatgaaatttACGAATACATCAGCGGTGAATTCAAAGACGAATACCTCGACCTTGATGATGAGAACGACGCCTGGTATATAATACTGACCTGCATACCAGATCACCCTGAGAGTGCAAGAATATACCACCTTTGTAAGGAAAGGTTCGGTAAGCAGCAGCTGGTCAATGTAGCAGACAAACCAGAACTCTGTGACTTTTATTTTGGTGCCAACCTGGAGGTGGGAGAGCGTCTGCAGATTCTGATCTCTACCAATGGCCTCTCTCCGCGCTTTGGCGCTCTGGTAAGAGACGAGATCCGTAATCTATTCACACAAATGGGGGACCTGGCGCTGGAGGACGCTGTCGTCAAACTAGGTGAGTTGAGAAGAGGCATTAGGCTCTTGGCTCCAGACGACAAAGATGTCAAGTACCGCATGGACTGGGCCAAACGCTGCACAGACCTCTTCGGCATTCAGTACTGCCATAACATTGATGTGGAACGTCTGCTAGATCTTTTCAAGACCATGTTCCAAGAACAGAACTGTTCGTTGCAGTTCCCTCCCAGAGAGCGGTTGCTTAGCGAATACTGCTCGTCTTGA
- the SDS24 gene encoding Sds24p (Protein involved in cell separation during budding~similar to YBR214W), which translates to MTSTSNTFPPSQNNSSNNLPTSRHASIVEMLSTPPLLPHVQVNDADDKEQPEESTPPTAVAAAAPAPGPAATPAPLRDEKPQFKLSAVPMTQTPSQCLSCVHAQKWQHIPLSQLIEQNKLIFVPGSISVEEAFNTLIKYHLNSIPVESFPGDMNCFTFDYNDLNSYLLLVLNKITVSNKQLTADCQNGKPVPVGEMVKLTPKNPFYKLPENESLSTVMGILGSGVHRVAITNEEMTKVKGILSQRRLIKYLWDNARSFTSLEPLLNSSLQDLHIGVLNIQSKPTSRQSRVISIQGEEPLIMGLYKMHVERISSIAVIDKQGNLLGNISVTDVKHVTRTSQYPLLHKTCRHFISVILNSRGLETGKDSFPIFHVYPSSSLARTLAKLVATKSHRLWIVQPPESSNSASSTNLTAANTAANAASSTAQSSANGATPMSKSSSSTSLSSHSPLMTAMEDPPSPRSSAIAIPPPGPAPSTNTPNLFEKEYRTGKLIGVVSLTDIINLLARKQTGNKEVDPQSARRQRGSIAM; encoded by the coding sequence ATGACTTCTACTTCGAACACCTTCCCCCCAAGCCAGAacaattcttccaataaCCTTCCAACATCTAGACATGCGTCCATTGTAGAGATGTTGTCTACTCCGCCATTACTGCCCCACGTTCAAGTGAATGATGCAGACGACAAAGAACAGCCAGAAGAATCTACGCCGCCGACTGCAGTAGCAGCGGCAGCGCCTGCTCCTGGCCCCGCCGCTACACCTGCCCCCTTGCGCGATGAAAAGCCTCAATTCAAACTATCAGCTGTTCCTATGACCCAAACTCCATCGCAATGTCTGTCATGTGTGCATGCCCAAAAATGGCAACATATACCGTTGTCGCAATTGATCGAACAGAATAAACTTATTTTCGTTCCAGGTTCTATATCGGTAGAGGAGGCGTTCAACACTTTGATCAAGTATCACCTAAACTCTATCCCTGTGGAGTCCTTCCCCGGTGACATGAACTGTTTTACTTTTGACTACAATGACCTTAATTCGTATCTTTTGTTGGTTTTGAATAAAATCACCGTCAGCAACAAACAGCTCACTGCGGATTGCCAAAACGGTAAGCCCGTACCAGTTGGCGAAATGGTAAAACTAACCCCTAAAAACCCATTCTATAAGCTGCCGGAGAATGAGAGCTTGTCCACGGTTATGGGGATTCTCGGTTCGGGTGTCCATCGTGTGGCGATAACAAACGAAGAGATGACCAAAGTTAAAGGTATCTTATCTCAACGTCGTTTGATAAAGTACCTTTGGGATAACGCTAGGTCTTTTACAAGTCTAGAACCTCTATTAAACTCCTCGCTACAAGATTTGCACATCGGTGTTCTTAACATCCAATCCAAACCAACTTCGAGGCAATCCCGTGTCATCTCCATTCAAGGCGAGGAACCATTGATTATGGGTCTTTATAAAATGCACGTGGAAAGAATTTCTTCCATTGCAGTAATCGACAAACAAGGTAATTTGTTAGGTAACATATCGGTAACCGACGTAAAACATGTCACAAGAACCTCCCAATATCCCTTACTACACAAGACATGTCGCCATTTCATTTCTGTCATCCTAAATTCTAGAGGGCTAGAAACGGGCAAAGATTCTTTCCCTATTTTTCACGTATACCCCAGCAGTTCACTAGCAAGGACTCTTGCTAAATTAGTTGCTACAAAGTCTCACAGATTATGGATCGTGCAACCGCCAGAGTCGTCAAACTCGGCGTCATCCACGAATTTAACAGCTGCTAACACTGCAGCCAATGCAGCTTCTTCCACTGCTCAATCGTCAGCCAATGGTGCCACCCCAATGTCAaagtcatcttcttcaacatctCTCAGCTCCCACTCCCCATTGATGACAGCAATGGAAGATCCGCCATCCCCACGTTCCTCAGCCATCGCGATTCCGCCACCAGGTCCCGCCCCTTCGACAAACACACCAAAtctatttgaaaaggaatatAGAACAGGTAAATTGATCGGTGTGGTCTCATTGACAGACATCATCAACTTATTAGCAAGAAAACAAACGGGAAATAAAGAAGTGGATCCTCAATCGGCAAGAAGACAGAGAGGCAGCATTGCCATGTGA